One Zeugodacus cucurbitae isolate PBARC_wt_2022May chromosome 3, idZeuCucr1.2, whole genome shotgun sequence genomic region harbors:
- the LOC105208467 gene encoding glutamate receptor ionotropic, kainate 1, with translation MRVLLYVLLSFVFFAQTAQFTKDFQVVKVGVIFFHDEMELVQAFDTAIRNINELELDVRLEPIKHYVSYDDSLTLQEFACELIERGVAAIFGPSAKASSDIVEVICNTTGIPHLQFDWHQEDVHIHSRNHKLTVNVAPAENMLATAFLDILRLKELDWKSFTIVYENSRSLGRMEHLFGWRQVHKTGIKLWRFNRGDDYRTLWKLVCSTREKNIILDCPADIITEVLNASIYFNMTGQFNQWFLTSLDTHTSNIHSLDRHNFMATIVAVRVRSYMPPPVHDETDVFEDEEEDPIKTIRAKLLYDAVVLYFNAIRNQIRSSRYQEPRVRCQRGYWRSGMDILDQMKLLTSRNVTPPYKTQKMQINTYGTRDEFNLEIYNPLFERITYIWNKNKNLTAFEDLVEAKEIKKQKFKENEDFTPKRVKYTVSTRFGEPYFMWRKEPEGVHYEGNERFEGYAVDLIYALAEECNFDVIFQPVPDNKYGSYDKEKDEWNGIIRQLMDNNAQIGICDLTITQARRTVVDFTVPFMQLGVSILFYEEPPPPKNLFGFLSPFSLTVWIYLLVAIMVTALVLVVMGRFSHRDWIGAIAHDPNPTEVENIWNLKNSLWLNVGSILNQGCDLLPRGSAMRIFTAFWWIFSLLLSQTYIAQLAAFITTSKMDSSISSLHDLINQNKVQFGMLKGGSTQFLFSESNESEYRVAWNKMIGMKPDAFTASNKEGVDRVKRSPGRYAYLLETTALQYYLNRNCELKQIGEPFNEKHYAIAVPLNAPFRSNLSVGILKLSEKGELYKIKNKWFTTNETDCNAEKAANANEDGTYTMESVGGLFIVLLAGILVSIIIGIFEFLWNVEQITVHDNVPAMVVLKAELKFFLRFWQTRKPLRTYAESRGSTSTGYSSFDQTASTSTVKKKKKKKCKKCSD, from the exons ATGAGAGTGTTACTTTATGTTTTACTGTCTTTTGTGTTCTTCGCACAAACTGCGCAGTTTACAAAGGATTTTCAAGTTGTGAAAGTCG gtgtGATATTTTTCCACGATGAAATGGAGTTGGTGCAAGCTTTCGACACGGCCATACGTAATATCAATGAACTTGAACTGGATGTACGCTTGGAGCCAATAAAACATTATGTGAGCTACGATGATAGTCTGACATTGCAAGAATTTG CCTGCGAGTTGATCGAACGTGGTGTCGCCGCTATTTTTGGTCCAAGTGCAAAGGCGAGTAGTG ATATCGTGGAGGTCATTTGTAATACCACTGGCATACCACATTTACAGTTCGATTGGCATCAAGAGGACGTCCACATTCATAGTCGTAATCACAAGTTAACAGTTAATGTGGCACCTGCAGAGAATATGTTGGCTACAgcatttttggatattttacGCTTAAAGGAATTGGATTGGAAGTCCTTTACGATTGTTTACGAAAATAGTCGAA GCTTGGGTCGCATGGAACATTTATTCGGTTGGCGGCAAGTTCATAAAACTGGCATCAAATTGTGGCGTTTTAATCGTGGCGACGATTACCGTACACTCTGGAAACTCGTGTGTAGTACCCgtgagaaaaatattatattggatTGCCCCGCCGATATAATTACCGAAGTGCTAAATGCATCGATTTACTTTAATATGACAGGACAATTTAAT CAATGGTTTCTTACGAGTTTAGACACACATACGAGCAATATACACAGTTTAGATCGTCATAATTTTATGGCAACTATAGTAGCTGTGCGCGTACGTTCCTATATGCCACCGCCGGTTCATGATGAGACGGATGTTTTCGAGGACGAAGAAGAAGATCcg ATCAAAACTATTCGCGCCAAATTGCTTTACGATGCAGTAGTTTTATATTTCAATGCCATACGAAATCAAATACGAAGCTCACGTTATCAAGAGCCCAGAGTACGTTGTCAACGTGGCTATTGGCGTTCAGGAATGGACATTTTAGATCAGATGAAGCTT cttacTTCACGCAACGTAACACCACCCTATAAAACACAGAAAATGCAGATAAATACTTATGGCACACGTGATGAATTTAATTTGGAAATTTACAATCCATTGTTTGAACGTATCAcatatatttggaataaaaataagaatttgaCTGCTTTCGAAGATTTGGTCGAGGCAAAggaaattaaaaagcaaaaattcaagGAAAATGAAGATTTTACACCAAAACGTGTGAAATACACAGTGTCGACTCGTTTCGGCGAGCCTTATTTTATGTGGCG CAAAGAGCCCGAGGGTGTTCATTATGAGGGCAATGAACGTTTTGAAGGTTATGCCGTAGATCTAATTTATGCTTTGGCCgaggaatgcaattttgatgtCATATTTCAACCGGTGCCCGATAATAAATACGGTAGTTACGATAAGGAGAAGGACGAATGGAATGGTATTATACGACAACTCATGGATAAT AATGCGCAAATCGGCATTTGTGACTTAACAATTACACAGGCCCGCCGTACTGTGGTCGATTTTACAGTGCCTTTCATGCAGCTCGGCGTTAGTATATTGTTTTATGAAGAGCCACCGCCGCCTAAAAATCTTTTTGGTTTCCTCTCACCATTTTCATTGACTGTCTGGATCTATCTGTTGGTTGCTATAATGGTAACAGCATTAGTGCTGGTGGTTATGGGACG TTTTTCACATCGCGATTGGATTGGTGCAATTGCGCATGATCCCAATCCTACGGAAGTGGAGAATATTTGGAATTTAAAGAATTCGCTTTGGCTGAATGTTGGTTCAATTTTAAATCAGGGTTGCGATTTGCTACCGCG CGGTTCTGCTATGCGTATATTTACAGCTTTTTGGTGGATCTTCTCACTTCTACTCTCGCAGACGTATATCGCTCAATTGGCTGCCTTCATTACTACCTCTAAAATGGATAGTTCCATTTCAAGTTTGCACGATCTCATCAATCAGAATAAGGTACAATTTGGTATGCTTAAAGGTGGCAGCACACAATTTCTGTTTTCTGAATCGAATGAGTCTGAATATCGTGTTGCTTGGAATAAAATGATCGGTATGAAACCGGATGCTTTTACTGCAAGTAATAAAGAAGGTGTAGATCGTGTTAAACGTAGTCCTGGTCGCTATGCATATCTGTTGGAGACTACAGCGCTGCAATATTATTTGAATCGGAATTGTGAGTTAAAGCAGATTGGTGAACCCTTCAATGAGAAACACTACGCCATTGCAGTACCGTTGA ATGCACCTTTCCGTTCGAACCTCAGTGTGGGCATATTAAAGCTTAGTGAGAAAGGTGAGctgtataaaataaagaacaaaTGGTTTACTACAAACGAAACGGATTGCAATGCGGAAAAGGCTGCTAATGCTAATGAAGATGGCACATATACGATGGAATCGGTCGGTGGTTTGTTTATAGTATTACTGGCTGGTATTTTGGTCTCCATAATAATTGGCATTTTCGAATTTCTGTGGAACGTGGAACAGATTACTGTGCACGATAAT GTACCAGCAATGGTTGTATTAAAGGCGGAACTGAAGTTTTTTCTACGTTTCTGGCAGACACGCAAACCCTTGCGTACTTATGCGGAAAGTCGTGGTTCAACTTCGACGGGGTACTCATCTTTTGATCAAACCGCAAGCACTTCGACtgtgaaaaagaagaagaaaaagaaatgtAAGAAATGTAGCGATTAA